From Halalkalicoccus subterraneus:
CGTGAAGCAACCAGAGCAGTATTTGTGTGGGCGATGTGGTGGTGAGATTTCGATTGAAGAAGCATAGTATAGGTTTGTTTAGCCTTGTGCAACACCGTAATCCGCCGTAGCCGGTATGTTGCACAAGGTTCAACTGACCGAAGCTGTTGTTTCACCACCGCGCGGAGAATACACTCGTCTCGTTGAGTATAGAGCACGGAAAGACCTATTCAGCGGTCGGTTGTTTCGGCGGTCGTGCCACATCTTCAGTTCGAAACGACGATCGATCTCGACAGGGCTGCAAAACACGACTTTGCGGACACGGTAACCGAGCTGTATGCCGATCATATGGCGACCGGGACAGGCCACGTTGCAGTCACGATCCACACACTTGCGGATGGATTTTTCTCACTCGGACGGCTTGAGCCCGATGCTGATGCAGTAATGCTCAACGCCGACATCCGGGAGGGACGAGAGTTCGAACAGCAACGGGCATTCGTTCGTGCGGCCTTCGAGACTGCTCACGAGCAGTGGGCCATTCCAACGGCGAATATGTACGCAGTTGTAACCGAACATTCGGGAGAGCAGTTTCACGAGTACGACCGCGTCCTGTCCTCTTGGGACGCCGACGAAACGGAGACTGGCGCTGATTGAACGCTCTTGGGTTCGATCGCTTGAAGCGGATTGATGCGTGATTATACTTGAGTGAGATGAGTGATCCATTTATCGTCCAGTCGAGAGACAACCCACATCAGGACCAGCCCCTCGAGACTGCAGGTGCGCCACCGGAAGCGGCAGATGCAGTTGTCGTAGCGGCGCGATGGGCGGGATCGCGACCCGCCGCAGCGGTCCCCACTACCGAGTTTCCGGTGTAGAGAGGTGCTCGCCGTATTGCAGGCGAGCGACGATGAGCGCCGCGATCGCGAGGGCGACTAGGAGACCCGC
This genomic window contains:
- a CDS encoding tautomerase, which produces MPHLQFETTIDLDRAAKHDFADTVTELYADHMATGTGHVAVTIHTLADGFFSLGRLEPDADAVMLNADIREGREFEQQRAFVRAAFETAHEQWAIPTANMYAVVTEHSGEQFHEYDRVLSSWDADETETGAD